A stretch of DNA from Misgurnus anguillicaudatus chromosome 15, ASM2758022v2, whole genome shotgun sequence:
aaaatctctACTTGAGACTCTGGAGCAAAATCCAGTTTACACTGAAGACGAGTTAAGAGAGTTTGAGGAGCATCTGGCTCGTGAGGAGCAAGAACTCAACCAAAAGACACATGATCTACACAGACAGCGAGAGGAGCTGGAGAGACAGCAGGACCAGCTTAACTCTCAGAAAATGGAGCTACAGCAGGTAAGAGACgaagaaatgaaagaaaatgagaaacaaacaATCCAGTAGACATCTGAACAACATACACAGCATACGATTTAGCACGCAGCCCTAGTTGTGAAATTCAAAATAATCAACCCACATTCACAACAACATTATAGTATAAAATTgtggttcttaaactttttGGCGTGTGCCCCCGCCCAAGTTTCTACTCCGATCTAtcatttcctttttttccccCTTAAAAGAAAATTAATGATATAAACAATCTCAGACTTATAACATGATACAAAAAAAGTGTTGTTGGATAGTagtcttatttttctgaggtttaaaggcggggtgcatgatttttgagaaATGCTTTgtaaaagggagtcgggccaagtatcaaaacacacttgtagccaatcagcagtaaggggcgtgtctactaaccaacattgttgcctgggctGCATTCAGCCCCAACATAACGTTGCagaacgtttattaaacagaaacggtgacGTGTTGAATACCCTGTtctgatgacgcaagagttgcaactacggtagctgggaggccattctttgtgttctttttaaaatgtttctgaagcctgatgaaatcgttataaatgtgtgtttaatactgtaaaataccctcgatgttacagtcactgaccttgccgtccagaatgaaagacaacattccaacttgaacccattgaacGAGCTGTCTCTTCACtaccgcgtggttttatacatcttgccgctgattggtccgacatttctgacacacacccaccaaacaagagaaaacgcatctaaaacctgttgcacaccgtttccaggaaccatgtcgttcaacccggaaaccgtagcaaaacgttgtgcaccggtGTGAGCTTGAACGTGCCCCTTGGTTGCGCATGTGTGGGgtgtcttttaaaagaaggtccagattctattggggaaggggtgtgtttgtttaggtccgtgtttcccaaccaggggggcctcaaaatgacttaaaattattaaataaatggacaaaacaagcattaaaataagctaaaacagGCTAAAATCAAGATGTTTCTTATTTGTTTTGCCATTTTAGTAGTGGATATACAAAttctatttaattttatgtggaaaaattATGAGTGTggggccttcaaatattgtGGTGGGCAACTAGGGGGCCATGAAGTGAAAagggttgggaaccactggtttaggtgatttcaaatgtcaacgttggctttcagagatcatgtaccccgcctttaatgacacagaatttatgataaatgaatgtattttataaaatgtcataaaactgttgCCCCACAGGCACCATCTGGcacccccagtttgagaaccactcgtgtaaaacaatattatatttaaatattgtgttgtgtgtgtgtgtgtgtgtgtgtgtgtgtgtgtgtgtgtgtgtgtgtgtgtgtgtataatgttaaaatgtattaGAGAAATTATTGTCTCATTGAGAGCATAAAAACTGAAGGTCTGCAGTAAATGATGAAAGTTTAAAAACGGTGAAAGTTTAAGAAGTAAATGTGCTTATTTGTCACATCACAATGCAAATCCTAAAATAAGCACcattttatacaaaatataaatttttgtgAGATGCATCCTTATACCGTAGCTTTGGTCAGGATTTGGTCTAGTTTCTGAACCAAAACTTAACAATACACCCTTtttaaaacagcaaaaatccCACCTCTGTAGTTATAATGCTAAAGATTTTAAATTATTTCTTTTGTTTAGGCAGTAGAGCACATGGAGAGGataaaagcacagaaaacaGAGCCTCCAGTCGAGGCCAAATGTAAGTGTAATTGTTTTCGCATGGAAATTCAATtatattttgtcaaaaaaattaaTACTTAGTTTTCTCTCTTGTTTTTAATGAATTTAGTACCATCAGCTGTGGAGATATTACCTGTGGACAGTCAACCCATACCACAAGGTCATCAGCAAGACCTGCCTGCACATTCTTAACCCTTTGAGCTCttctcaatgttttgtgtgtgtgtgtgtgtgtgtaagtgtgtgtgtgtgtgtgtgtgtgtgtgtgtgtgtgtgtgtgtgtgtgtgtgtgtgtgtgtgtgtgtgtgtgtgtgtgtgtgttttgtacaTAGTGTCACTTATTTCCCTCTTCATATTCAAAAAGTTACTGTCTCTTAGCAAAATGCTTAACATTACTTGAAATTATCAAACAGAATGTATTATTTGTATTACCAAATACAAAAGATTATTGACCTTAAGTTATGATATGCCTAGATTGCTAAAGATACTTCCTTATGGACAGTCACCCTCAAGGGCAGATGGTTTTGTTTAATGTtggttttatttcttttatctatTTTGCACACATGTGACGTATTATATACCAACACTGGAATTATAAGTATTTACTTTTTATGATTAGACATTATACCAGTGTACCTGAACAAGCAGCAcaattaatacaaaaataattgAATGTCCATCACTGAATAACAGCATAGTCTGTTTTACTAATGCAATTGCTCTGATGTTCAGTCAATTTAATGGTTTAAGCTACATAAATCTACTACACATTTTTGGTGTTTGGTGGTCTTTGATTGGTCATTTCTTGTAAATGATTTataattcttttaaaaaattaaattatctCAGCTTCAATGATTTTATGCTCTTGCAGTTACTACTGTTTAATAATTGTTTAACATTCTGATCAACACTTATTAAATGATATCAATTTAAACATATCATGACACAACAGACTTTTTCCCATAAGAGTCTTTGAACTGCGACAAAAGGTAATCAAGTGAATTAACAGGAGGATATTTGTCTGACCCATCGCAGCAAGTAATAATGGCCTCATCATCAGGCTGAACAAAGAATGCCAAAGACTGACGTGTATTGGAGTCGCCTTTAGGGGGCAGCAACACCCTGTGCACCTTAGGGTCAAGGATGTGAAATAAGCATCACCAAACAATTACATTAAATGCCACAAACAAGATCAGTGAAGAGACTTACAGCGGACACAAAAACGTCACTGGTCCACCTTTGCATCAGATCTGCTATGTTAATTAAAACTGTTCCAGGAATGGCTGGGGCTGAAATGTACTCTCCAGTCCGACTGAGAACCTGGAGAAAACATACACATCCATGCAGTACATGGTAACGAACGACTTCAtgtgttttcaaaatgacaCGAGGACTACTATATTTAACATGGCCACTAACCTGCAGTCCACCCTCTGGACTTTGGAAGACAAGAGTGATACTGCCATAGTCCGAGTGTTCACCACAGCGCAATTGACCTTGTGTCACACATTCGCTCTTCACTGGAGGGTAGTATAAAGTCCGCAAAGTGGTTCCATTCACATCAGCTTAAAACACACATGAAGTCGGATTGTACATCTCTGCCACTATTTAGTTCTGTATCACTCTCCATACTCAAATTTATAACGGGGACTTGGGCGAGACCAAAGACTTCAGAAATGAACAAGAAGGTGCAGTTTTATTAGTATGAAAAAGGGAGGTCTCTGCAATAATCAAAGTGCAATAGCtgaagcaataaaaaaatattatttcagcgtaaaaaataaatacatttatggtCCAGTTGATGTCAGATTAAACTGGTGCTTagaaatattttgttttattatgacCTTTTATAATGCAATTTGTGAAAACATGGCTGCCAAGTGGGGAAGCCTGATGTGCAGATTCAATAGGAACTACTTTCCTTGGCAGAGCCCACACAGTCATTGATATAATCCAAAATCACTCCTCCTGTGACATTgctttattaatataatataaccaAATCATCttgatattttaatattagTAAGGTAAGGGCATGTCAAAGAtcgaaatcaatgtgaaatcaacgATTAAAATAAGTTTGATGCTACTaattattagattatgagactttaacccAGGATTTCACaaattattaaagggacacttttttttaaaataggcCCATTTTCTGGCTCCCCTAAAGTAaaatttttaccgttttggaatccaatCAGCTGATCTTCAGGTctagcggtaccacttttagcatagcttagcataatccattgaatcctaTTAGACCAtcagcattgcgctcaaaaatgaccaaagagtttcgatatttttcctatttaaaaaatgtctctTTTGTAGttccaacagaaaattaaaagttgcgattttctaggccgatatggctaggaactatactctcattctgatcaaggactttgctgttgtaacatggctgcagcaggcatatgatattacgcagcacccgaaaatagtccccttggtaactttcaatggtcttagtacacgatgtaactacagaagagtaatttttcaaataggaaaaatatcgaaactctttggttatgtttttgcgtgatgctaatggtctaatcggattcaatggattatgctaagctatgctaaaagtggtaccgccagacccgaagatcggctgaatggattccaaaacagtaaaaagcagttgtttaactctggggagctggaaaatgagcatattttcaaaaaagtggagtgtccctttaaagcttcAGACTCCATTCATTGTAACTGCATGGAAAAGTCATATTCTTCCAAATTGCATACCAACAGAACcaattatacaggtttggaaaaataaatgtaaacaactAATATATCAAATACATCAAAAGGCAAATTGTTCCTTTAACAGGTTTACGTCAGAAGGAGGAAATGCAAATCATTTTACTTACTTCCAATATGCTTATGTGCTTTGAGGAAGAAATTTGCATCCAGATCTAATCCAAGAGCCATCACTCTCAGCACCATGAGAGAAAGATCCTTACAGCGTAGGAAAAATGATACCTGGATATCTCGAAAATCCTCAACTCCTTCAGAGGGCCAATTCTAAACAGACAGTAAAAATATTATGTTCCCAATCACAAATGCTTTTCTATATTGCAATGCAACATTTATCTATTTTGCACCAAAATGTTTAAGTATAATAATACCATGGCTCTGTTGAATGCTTattttgattggctgagaaatgttccatgggtgttaattattttttgataacacacatgacctgtcaaatgtcttaaaaataggcaccagagcaatgtttgtggtaaccatggaataagcggaataattgactctggtcccttgaattatttgaaaataatgcacactccaCTTCACGTCGTGCCGctttaccaccttgggtgtgcattattttcttataattctaTGGTcggtcgtcaattattccttccTGAACTTGACATTAAAATTCATTTCAACATTCTTTACTAGTGTGGAGTTggtataaatgataaaaataaagtttaaagtttatttcaactttatttttataatttaaaggggacatttcacaagacttttttaagatgtaaaataaatctttggtgtcgacagagtacgtatgtgaagttttagatcaaaataacccacatataatttattataacatgttaaaattgccactttgtaggtgccaGCATAAATGTGCCATTTGGGGTgcgtcctttaaaatgcaaatgagctgatgaaatgcaaacactgagcacaatgatggtggtttgttaaaattgaaactcaattgtgctgtcaattatttttttctctctccttctctctgcactaatggcagtgccgttgttggatagtgcagattaaggggcggtactTTTATAAcaagatccccttttgacatcacaaggggagccaaatttcaatgatctattttttcacatgcttgcagagaatggtttaccaaaactaagttactgggttgttccttttcacattttccaggttgatagaagcactgggcacttaagcaattatagcacttaaacatggaaaaagtcagattttcatgatatgtcccctttaaagcaacTCCTCACTCACTGTTCTTTACAATTGTTGCATGTCAGACTGTACACGCATTTTCCCAGCTGTCACACTGTGGGATCTCAGTTGTCAGACTGCAAAACAGTAAAggcaggcacacacacacacacacacacacacacacacacacacacacatacaggaaGACTTATGCAGCGTTTATTATGTCATTTGTTATCATATGAGAAGCCACATGCAGGATTGTGTCTCAAACTTTCTGACACTACCTGAATTTTGTCAGAAGAGACAGGAATGACATGGCAGGGGCGTAGCCACAGGTGTGCCGGTGCCACCCACAGTGGCAGCTGGCACACCTAAAAATGGATGCAGAATAATGTTTTctcaataaaaaatgtttactaaACTTGGGCTATTGTAGTTTACttagaatatatatttttttaaaaccaacCCTTTCATGTGtgacttaaaatattttaactgaCCCCTTGTGTCCATAGCGACGCGTCATGATTGTCACGTGACCGCAGGCACAAAAACTAACAGATGTATGCTATTCGTTTTATTTCGTTTTATGGACATCATACCCACCGACAGCGCGCGTGCACAGCCAGAGCTTAAACAAATCTTTATGTTCGCATCTTTTTGGCTTAAAATGCTTATATGCATAGATGTCTTAGTGATTTTTAGAGGCGGACAATACTTGAGTACTTTGAGTAAATTTTCCAAGCAAGCGTGCTTTATcaaagtgtttgtcttgggaaaaaatgtactttactttactaaaaaatgttcactacattctaaagcatagaatcatactgtgtttttcttttatattgcatattaaatcTGATTTAacacctaattacataaaaattgtgtacttttactttctcgagtaaaagtacaaaagtactttttgcttaagtaaaagtaaaaaatactagatgtttacttaaatattaaatataaaccaaaaacttaaaattatgaaatgtagtggagtaacaattatgataatatgctttatattgtatgttttccagagaaaaacactgataaaatacaaatacttaaatttacttttatgtagaaagtaaaaatacttaagtagtgtccgcctctggtGATTTTCATAGTAAACAATTGGTTACTGTCTTAaccgaataaacattttattgcattcggtcttataAGCCTTGTGAAGTCTGTCATCAGAGTTAATTATAtcaaaagaaaagaagaaaataacTCATTGATCCTTACTGACTAACTTCTGTAACTTCGTAATAAAGATTAATCCACATttatgttgagctctgctaagTTTAAGGTTCATCTGTTTAGATTTCCtgaaaaacttttacttatttaCTGCAGTTAATGTTAGATATTTAGCTTtactaaagggatagtttacccaaaatgaAACTTCTGTCATACTTTttttcatcctcatgttgttctaaacctgtatgaatttctttttctgatgaacacacatatttatcacaatatttccataatatttgtttctgctatgaaagtcaatggttacaatctaCTGTGCTTATTTGTCAAAAATATCCTCTTAATCgtcaaaatattgtaaaaaaaaaaacaacataagggtgagtaaattatgacacaattttcatttttggatgaactatccctttaacagacagttcacgagttcgcattaacatgtaatcaagGGAATGATATAAAGCATATTTTGCGTGCTGGACAGTGAGGgtgagggctccgagctcggaattttagcccgaacccagagtactcccctcTATTTAACTGTGATAAATTAATCTAGatgagagtgaggtgatggggtggaggactggagggatgctgcaaaaagcaaaaaaatctgtcactGGACAGAGCTGAGGGACTGCCATTTATAGGCACCTCTTTtctcccgaacttagttaaataaacttcattaaatTAGATGTAAGAAATACAGGTAAAAGACGTAAAATTCACACttacattatgtttacataGTAATGCAAGCAGTTAGGAATATTTGTCTAATGTGGGGTAATGTGAAGTAGGCTGATTATCACCTAATCAGCAATCACAAgattcatttatactttttcgATACATGGTTACACATCGTttcaggggttaaattgggatttgttatgtgggggggctCTGCGGGGAGGGTACTttggggtaacatgtttaatactgatgacagcaaagccactggtgtgttttaatgacattctggacctctgataggatttgataagtttcaactttaaatctgtgccagagatttaccacaaatattttataaagagtgtctgaattttaaattatgcaaatctatgagtttgaaaccctatatccatttgttgcacatgtcattatgcacaattgatcaaactttaaatgaagtaaaaggaatcaacctccttgaataattctataagataggctacccaaaaagattaaattaCAAGAAAtggtacaacacacagtactgtatcatcaacatgtctaataaattagcaatagagattccctatgctggtcagcagctaaaacaatcgtaagatttgatttgtgtaatcaaaatacataaatgtattaaactatacaatgagttatatgcagtgttatccagttaacatactgtaattagatgagtgacatacatactttagtccttaacacgtttctagtcttctattaagtttcctcgacgtgggcacaattattacctctctctctctctctctctctctctctctctctctctctctctctctctctctctctctctctctctctctctctctctctctctctctcgtctctACAATGTCAAATGGTCCTGTGTGAaagcgcgttcttgaagttcctgagttttttcgctcgagttgcataacttgcgcgaagacgcgtttaaaaggAAAGCGCGTGTTTCCGCGGCAATTGCgccgcccaattcgcgtcatttgcatcgccccgtgCGAGGACGCggctgattgcgtctttgcattgactttgtatgtaatctactcgcgcaaatcgttgaacttgcgttggtgagtatgccccatagtgaatggaaacacattattcccttcgcgtcagtggacACGTGCCAGCGCAGCGAGTACAACCGCACAAGCACAGCGGTTACACTGGCacgagcagagcgagaccttcagcctatgtgccggagcttagccccggacggccccggcccaatttaaaccccggacggccccggcccaatttaaaccctggaTATGGACCCCTTCAAGTATGAAGCAGACTCGCTCCCTTGGTCAAAATCGAGggagcgagggtctgtccatacaaacttccctcgtccacttgacgaagtggaacgcacttcaaaatggcgacagggattcccccgaGGGGAAGTGCTTAGGGAAGTTCGCGAGTGTGTGTCTAACactggagtggaacgcacccTACGTGTCCTTCCTTCGTACTTCCTTTATTTATGGCGGGTCTTTCTTCTTTTATTGGATTTATTTGCGGGCCGCATTCCGCCATCACCTGTGCTGGAGCGTAAACTGATTTCATGTCTAGGCGTATTTTAAAAGATGTCTATTATATTCTTTTCCTAAGACCACTATTTTAGAACTGTCCTTACAATTTTCCTAGATCcttgttttgtgtttaatgttGATTGTAAATTTTTTAGCTTTTTAGAATGTAATTCTAATCAGGTCTAGGAATATTTTTTGTAGTCTAGAGGTCTGAGCTGAGCAGCAGAGTTTTTGATATCAGGGGCTATGAAAGACACAGACAATGAATGCCATTCAAACGTAGACCAAAGTTTTTTGGAGAAAGTTCACAATATATAGCTTACAGAAAGGAAGCATTAATCACCTCTCAGAAGACGGAAACTTATGGACTAACTCATGATCAGGTCTGGCTATACTGATACATTAATAATATTCCTTGGACAGATATACTGTGAGAATAGAGAAGTTAAGACTGGAATAGGGAACTCTGATCAAACTTCATGACCTAGACTGATTAGCCCATGTTGAGCTTTTCTGCATACCCAAAGGAAATGTCAAAACTCCGTCTCAACTTAATAAATGCAAACTAAGACAAATGAAAGTTAGCATTGCTTCATAAGTCATACGAGgataacaaaataaaagaacacacagagttatataaaaagatatccactgaaaaaaattattcattgcatttaatctatttttttaaggtaagtggttgcaatcaatttatgtttaagctacatttaaacaaaaaagattagtaacgtaaaataaaatataaaacttttgtttaaatgtacactgtaataaatttctgtagaaattacagtattactggcaaccagcttcctgtaacttactgtagattttacatttatgttatttactggcaacagtttgttcaaagttaaatgaacattaaacatttttagtctttatcttctacagtaagttactggcaaccagctgcataattacagcaattttttacagtgtagcttgGATAAATTGATTGCAGCCACTTACCTTGAAGGATGTGAttgaattcaatgaatcatttttttcagtgtagattCGGGGTTCCCCAGATCTTGCCCTGGAGGGcaggagcactacagagtttaggtccaattctaatcaaacttacccagCTGTGATTTTAcagtgatcatgaagacattgattaacttgctcaggtgtgtttgatcggggttggagctgaactctgcggtgctctggccctccagggtTGGATTTTGGGAACCCTGCActatagcctatataaatgtgggGTGTGGAGGAACAACCTTTAAAGTCTAACATAGCTGTAATTTTTAGCTCTACTCATTCCTTTCCTGTTCATACCTAGGAAAAACACATTCAACTGTTTCCTTGGCATATTTTGCATAATCCTGTACCATGTTTTCCTATAAAATGAAGTGTAGAATTAAGTTTGTATGGCCGGGCAGCTTCCTTTCTGAAGTTAGAAAGTGACATGTTTGTGAAGTATGCAACACATACTCGAAATGCGgtctctgcatttaacccaggggtgggcatcgagggccacagtcctgcagagtttagcttcatcCTTAATTgtacacacctgaatgtcatttccaaacagtcctgaagacttcaattagatttttcagctgtgtttgattagggttggagctctgcagggacactggccctcaggaccaggagttgcccacccctgatttaacccatcccagtagTAGTAAACACATACACATTGGGAGCAGTGGGCACCTATCCCAAAAGATAATAAagacataaataaaacacaacaagaaAGGCCAGAGGTATTATACAAGATTAAATAGTAAAAGCAATCTTTGATCttttaactatttttttaaatgcacattaagaCAAAACGGAGGAAATATAATCAACCAGAAATATTGACAACAGGGTATACTACCTGGTCCTAACAGATGCTAAACTCTGCGACCTATCAAACTCTGTGACTTAGGGTTCCCTGTTTAATAATTTTTCACACAAAAATCCAACTGGCGCCCGTGTACATTATTGTGAGGGCGTCAGGGGAGTTTCTAATTGCATAGTCGgcttcagcagcaacaacatgaATACCAAAGAACTTGAACTTACGGGAAACTtccacaaagaatcaataaaaatagtatctattttagagtagtttatttctgataaaaagcaaaataaaataacaaatcatCATAGCTAAAGCTATCTAAATCTACACTGAGataatgttactgtgtaaagTTAACATATACAATGTTAAGTATAGATCAGCTGTGAAACCTCCCTTCACAGGGCGGCCGTCCCCCTCATCTTTAGGAAATCCAAAACATGGTACTTTTTTTACAAGTTATTTGtttcagagttcagtttagccactagccagaccattgAAAAGGTATTTTTTTGACAGATCCTTCTGTGTGTCTGTAAATAACATTCTGTCCGAGTTGTCCCCATAATTATGTAGAGTCCCTCAAGGCTCAGTTTTAGGtccaattttgtttttattgtacaTTACTCCCCTTGGTGAAATAATTTGTGGTTTTAATAATTTGTCGTATCATTTTTATGCTGACAACAATCAGTTGTATCGCTCTTTTAATGAGTCAGAGTTTGGGAAGTTAACTGACCTATTGGAATGCTTGT
This window harbors:
- the LOC129419462 gene encoding uncharacterized protein, coding for MVLRVMALGLDLDANFFLKAHKHIGTDVNGTTLRTLYYPPVKSECVTQGQLRCGEHSDYGSITLVFQSPEGGLQVLSRTGEYISAPAIPGTVLINIADLMQRWTSDVFVSAVHRVLLPPKGDSNTRQSLAFFVQPDDEAIITCCDGSDKYPPVNSLDYLLSQFKDSYGKKSVVS